From Chloroflexota bacterium, the proteins below share one genomic window:
- the topA gene encoding type I DNA topoisomerase: MTMKLVVVESPAKSRTISRILGKGYDIKATLGHVRDLPKSELGIDTANDFAPRYVVIKQRRPVITELKKSANSASAVYLATDPDREGEAISWHLIESIKLGKNKVPIHRVVFHEITKDAVEKAFHHPRSIDMNLVDAQQARRVLDRLVGYKLSPLLWRKVQRGLSAGRVQSAALRIIVDREREIQNFVRMEYWTIEAELAKSLTEATKTSFRALLIGLTDGKKLEMPNQEEAKKIEDELRKADYAVKKVMVKEIARQPAPPFTTSTMQQEAWRKLRFTAQRTMIIAQQLYEGIQLGEEGSVGLITYMRTDSTNVAASAIAETRDFITSKYGARFLPPHPRSFGKRGKWAQEAHEAIRPTKIYREPDQLRPYLKPEQLRLYELIWKRMVASQMAAASMDTTTVEVEAKCSESQKGYLLRAASSVVKFPGFITLYSEGKDEDGEEDKAVILPELKAGDKLVLLDLFPEQRFTQPPFRYTEATLIKALEQKGIGRPSTYAPIISTIQERGYVYKESGRLCPDEIGFIVNDLLTQHFPEIVDLDFTAQLEEELDEIARGERGWVSVLRDFYIPFEETLNQASEKIERINVAKPTEEVCPECGRPMVLKTGRFGKFLACSGYPDCKKTMPFKVKTGVSCPQCGKELIERKTKKKRIFYGCSGFPQCQFAVNRRPVPQPCPQCGKLLIIYRDGWVKCTACEYKDKLDELEKIGAAA, encoded by the coding sequence ATGACAATGAAACTTGTTGTTGTCGAATCACCAGCTAAATCAAGGACAATAAGCAGGATACTGGGTAAGGGTTATGATATCAAGGCGACCCTGGGGCATGTGCGTGACTTGCCCAAAAGTGAATTGGGCATAGATACGGCCAATGACTTTGCTCCCAGATATGTCGTTATCAAACAGAGGAGACCTGTCATAACTGAGCTAAAGAAGTCGGCTAATAGTGCCTCAGCAGTTTATCTGGCCACAGACCCTGACCGGGAGGGAGAGGCGATTTCTTGGCATCTGATCGAGTCCATTAAGCTGGGTAAAAACAAGGTGCCCATTCACCGGGTTGTCTTTCATGAGATAACCAAAGATGCTGTGGAAAAGGCTTTTCACCATCCCCGCTCTATCGACATGAACTTGGTTGATGCTCAGCAGGCACGGCGTGTTTTGGACAGATTGGTTGGCTATAAGCTGAGCCCGTTGTTATGGCGGAAGGTGCAAAGAGGACTTTCTGCGGGTAGAGTTCAGTCAGCAGCCTTGAGAATTATTGTTGACCGGGAGCGAGAGATACAAAATTTTGTCCGTATGGAGTACTGGACTATTGAGGCTGAATTGGCTAAAAGTTTGACGGAAGCTACGAAAACCAGTTTCAGAGCTTTGCTTATAGGCCTGACTGATGGCAAGAAGCTGGAGATGCCTAACCAAGAGGAAGCCAAGAAGATTGAAGACGAGTTGAGGAAGGCCGACTATGCGGTTAAGAAAGTGATGGTAAAAGAGATAGCCCGCCAACCGGCGCCACCGTTTACAACCAGCACCATGCAGCAGGAGGCATGGCGCAAGCTAAGGTTCACTGCTCAAAGGACCATGATTATCGCTCAGCAGCTTTATGAAGGCATACAGTTGGGCGAAGAGGGCTCGGTTGGGTTGATTACCTATATGCGTACCGATTCCACTAATGTGGCTGCCAGCGCCATAGCTGAGACCAGAGATTTCATTACCAGCAAATACGGTGCTCGTTTTTTGCCCCCACATCCGCGTTCGTTTGGCAAGAGAGGTAAATGGGCGCAGGAAGCACATGAAGCTATTCGACCTACAAAGATTTATCGGGAACCTGACCAACTTCGCCCCTATCTCAAACCAGAGCAACTTAGACTTTATGAGCTTATATGGAAGCGGATGGTAGCAAGTCAGATGGCGGCAGCCTCGATGGATACTACCACTGTTGAAGTAGAAGCCAAATGTTCCGAATCCCAGAAGGGATATTTGCTGAGAGCAGCCAGCTCCGTAGTAAAGTTCCCAGGCTTTATAACTTTGTACAGTGAAGGGAAAGATGAGGACGGAGAAGAAGACAAGGCAGTCATCCTCCCGGAATTGAAAGCAGGTGACAAATTAGTTTTACTGGACCTTTTCCCTGAGCAGCGTTTTACTCAGCCACCGTTTCGCTATACTGAGGCTACATTAATAAAAGCGCTGGAACAAAAAGGAATCGGTCGTCCCAGCACCTACGCTCCAATCATATCTACCATCCAAGAAAGAGGTTATGTATATAAGGAAAGTGGTAGGCTTTGCCCTGACGAGATAGGCTTCATTGTGAATGATCTCTTAACTCAGCACTTTCCTGAAATCGTTGACCTGGATTTCACGGCTCAGCTTGAGGAAGAACTAGACGAGATTGCCCGGGGTGAGAGGGGTTGGGTATCAGTTTTGAGAGATTTCTACATTCCTTTTGAGGAGACGCTGAACCAAGCCTCTGAGAAGATAGAAAGAATTAACGTTGCTAAGCCAACAGAGGAAGTCTGTCCTGAGTGTGGTCGCCCGATGGTATTAAAGACAGGACGGTTCGGCAAGTTCCTAGCCTGCAGTGGCTATCCCGACTGCAAGAAGACTATGCCTTTCAAGGTCAAAACCGGTGTCTCCTGCCCACAATGTGGAAAGGAGTTGATAGAGAGAAAAACAAAGAAAAAGCGCATTTTCTATGGTTGCAGTGGTTTCCCACAATGTCAATTTGCAGTTAATCGCAGGCCGGTTCCACAACCCTGCCCTCAGTGTGGCAAGCTCCTCATTATTTATCGAGACGGTTGGGTGAAATGCACTGCCTGCGAATATAAAGATAAATTAGATGAATTAGAAAAAATAGGAGCGGCAGCATGA
- the dprA gene encoding DNA-protecting protein DprA: MTTEDGLKYWVGFSKVPGIGRVKISQLLEHFTTLEHAWKASAGELKRAGLDSKTVDNIVNLRLRISPDAEMDSLKQYKVKVLTCDSSAYPQRLKEIYDFPPVLYVRGDLLSEDECCLAVVGTRRATVYGRQVTEEIVSDLARSGITIVSGLAKGIDSVAHRAALQVSARTIAVFACGLDIVYPAENAKLAREIMEHGALMSEYPLGTKPKADNFPRRNRIMSGLSFGVLVVEAGESSGALITANQALEQNREVFAVPGSILSPASRGTNHLIQEGAKLVRNYVDILEELNLAIMAQQLEMKELLPVDETEALLLKQLSREPTHIDEICRNSSLAAALVSSALTMMELKGMVKQIGGMNYVLAREMREEYQTAR, from the coding sequence ATGACGACTGAAGATGGGCTGAAATATTGGGTAGGCTTTTCCAAGGTGCCAGGTATCGGGCGAGTGAAAATCTCCCAACTACTGGAGCATTTCACTACTCTTGAGCATGCCTGGAAAGCCTCGGCTGGTGAACTGAAAAGAGCCGGACTTGATTCAAAAACTGTAGATAATATCGTGAATTTGAGGCTCAGGATTTCGCCAGATGCTGAAATGGACAGCCTGAAGCAATATAAGGTGAAAGTACTTACCTGTGATTCTTCGGCCTATCCCCAAAGGCTCAAGGAAATTTACGATTTCCCACCGGTGCTTTATGTCAGGGGCGATCTGTTGTCTGAGGATGAATGTTGCCTAGCTGTAGTCGGCACCCGTCGAGCTACAGTCTACGGGCGTCAGGTGACCGAGGAGATCGTCAGTGACCTGGCTCGGAGTGGAATCACTATCGTTAGTGGTCTAGCTAAAGGAATTGATTCTGTAGCCCACCGTGCTGCGCTGCAAGTAAGTGCCAGAACTATTGCTGTTTTCGCTTGTGGGCTGGACATCGTTTACCCGGCAGAAAATGCCAAGCTAGCCCGCGAGATTATGGAGCACGGCGCCTTGATGAGCGAATATCCACTGGGCACCAAGCCTAAAGCTGATAATTTCCCCAGACGCAACCGGATTATGAGCGGATTGAGCTTTGGTGTACTGGTGGTGGAGGCTGGCGAGAGCAGTGGGGCTTTAATTACGGCTAATCAGGCGCTGGAGCAAAACCGGGAGGTCTTTGCCGTCCCGGGCAGTATTCTATCTCCCGCCAGCAGAGGGACGAATCATTTAATTCAAGAGGGGGCAAAACTGGTTCGGAATTATGTTGATATTTTAGAGGAGCTTAATCTGGCCATTATGGCACAGCAACTGGAGATGAAGGAGCTTCTACCTGTTGATGAGACTGAAGCATTATTGCTAAAGCAACTGAGCCGTGAGCCGACCCATATCGATGAGATTTGTCGTAATAGTAGTCTGGCAGCAGCTCTAGTTAGCAGCGCTCTAACCATGATGGAACTTAAAGGAATGGTGAAGCAGATTGGTGGTATGAACTATGTGCTGGCTAGAGAGATGAGAGAAGAATACCAAACGGCAAGGTAA
- a CDS encoding aminopeptidase P family protein — protein MSRLQKLRQSLTQRELDILVVSQSENRRYLSGFTGSLGWLLISENSTYLAVDFRYVEQARKEAPDFDVIHIKGDVVSWLPKLVSDLGYKKMGFEANQVPFITCQQLCKTVGDDNNKIKLVPTTGLVESIRAIKEPEELKFIIEAVELADAAFNHAKSIIRPGISEKELAWALEKFLREKGSEAVPFEIIVASGPNAASPHAKPSEQRLKKNVPVVVDLGARVNGYCSDLSRTFFLGDEDKTFFKIYDIVLGAQLTALATIGAGMNGDQADRLARAVIEKAGYGDAFGHGLGHGVGLEAHESPRLGPNSSDSLVDDMVFTVEPGIYIAGWGGVRIEDTVVMENGRVKALTKAEKIANIC, from the coding sequence GTGAGCCGGCTGCAGAAACTACGGCAGAGTCTAACACAAAGGGAGTTGGATATCCTTGTAGTTTCTCAGTCGGAAAACCGGCGTTATCTTTCTGGTTTTACTGGCTCATTGGGTTGGCTGCTTATTTCTGAGAATAGTACTTATTTAGCCGTGGACTTCCGTTATGTAGAGCAAGCTAGGAAGGAAGCACCGGATTTTGATGTGATTCATATAAAAGGTGACGTGGTAAGTTGGTTGCCGAAATTGGTCTCGGATTTAGGATATAAAAAGATGGGCTTTGAAGCCAACCAGGTTCCTTTTATCACCTGCCAGCAGCTGTGTAAAACGGTAGGCGATGACAATAATAAGATTAAACTTGTTCCAACTACTGGATTGGTGGAGTCCATTCGCGCTATCAAGGAGCCTGAGGAGCTAAAGTTCATAATTGAAGCAGTTGAATTAGCTGATGCCGCTTTTAACCATGCTAAATCAATTATCCGTCCCGGAATTAGCGAAAAAGAGTTGGCTTGGGCATTGGAGAAATTCCTCCGAGAAAAGGGTAGCGAAGCCGTGCCTTTTGAGATCATCGTGGCCTCTGGCCCCAATGCGGCTTCGCCTCATGCTAAGCCCTCAGAACAGCGCCTTAAAAAAAATGTACCTGTGGTGGTTGATTTGGGGGCACGGGTGAATGGCTATTGCAGTGACCTCAGCCGTACCTTTTTTCTAGGTGATGAGGACAAGACTTTTTTTAAAATTTATGATATTGTTTTGGGTGCACAATTAACTGCTCTGGCAACAATAGGTGCTGGCATGAATGGCGACCAAGCTGATCGACTAGCCCGGGCGGTTATTGAAAAGGCAGGCTATGGTGATGCTTTTGGTCATGGGTTAGGACATGGCGTTGGCTTAGAGGCTCATGAATCGCCAAGGCTTGGGCCTAATTCTTCAGATTCGTTAGTTGATGACATGGTTTTCACTGTAGAACCCGGGATTTATATAGCTGGCTGGGGTGGAGTTAGGATTGAAGATACAGTTGTAATGGAGAACGGCAGAGTTAAAGCCCTTACCAAGGCGGAGAAGATAGCAAACATCTGTTAG
- a CDS encoding PHP domain-containing protein, producing MIKADLHIHTTYSMDCTMSLEQIIDRCLEVGINCLGVADHNTIAGALKLKEMAPFLIIVGEEILTLGGEIIGFFLTQEIPSKLSIEETIAQIKAQGGLVCIPHPYDSLRLSIFRNKVLKGVMPEIDIIEAFNARSLFSPGSSSRAWKLAQKYGKPASAGSDAHTLPEIGNAYVEMPEFNGKDDFLASLAKGKISGSMSNPAAHFVSTWNRLKKQLS from the coding sequence TTGATAAAAGCTGACCTTCATATTCACACCACATACTCCATGGATTGCACCATGTCCCTGGAGCAGATAATTGACCGCTGTCTTGAAGTTGGCATCAACTGCCTCGGCGTAGCTGACCATAACACTATTGCCGGAGCTCTAAAGCTGAAAGAAATGGCACCTTTCCTAATTATCGTCGGTGAAGAGATCCTGACTTTGGGTGGTGAGATCATAGGGTTCTTTCTCACCCAGGAGATTCCTAGCAAATTGTCCATAGAAGAAACTATAGCCCAGATCAAAGCTCAGGGAGGGCTGGTATGTATTCCACATCCCTATGACAGCTTGCGTTTATCAATATTTAGAAACAAAGTATTGAAAGGCGTAATGCCAGAGATTGATATTATCGAGGCTTTCAACGCCCGTAGTCTTTTTTCACCTGGCAGCTCATCCAGAGCCTGGAAGCTAGCACAAAAATATGGCAAGCCTGCCAGTGCCGGCAGTGATGCCCATACACTACCTGAAATAGGCAATGCCTATGTTGAAATGCCGGAATTCAATGGAAAAGATGACTTTCTGGCCTCCCTGGCTAAGGGAAAAATTTCTGGTAGTATGTCGAACCCAGCTGCTCATTTCGTCAGCACCTGGAATAGACTGAAAAAACAATTGTCATAG
- the aroQ gene encoding type II 3-dehydroquinate dehydratase — translation MKIMVINGPNLNILGKRNKALYGDKTLSQIDTLLKKEGEDLGVDIVSFQSNNEGALIDFIQKSSSEVSGIIINPGALTHYGFSLRDALADSGLPVIEIHLSNIYAREEWRAKSVIAPIAKGQISGLGWRGYVAALRILADELKAEK, via the coding sequence ATGAAAATCATGGTTATCAACGGACCGAACCTTAACATATTAGGCAAGCGGAATAAAGCCCTTTATGGCGATAAAACATTGTCACAGATTGACACCCTTTTGAAAAAGGAAGGGGAGGATCTGGGGGTGGATATAGTTAGCTTTCAGTCAAATAATGAAGGTGCACTTATTGACTTCATCCAGAAGAGTTCCTCTGAAGTTAGCGGCATAATCATAAACCCGGGAGCACTCACTCACTATGGTTTTTCTTTACGGGATGCCTTGGCTGATAGTGGATTGCCGGTTATTGAGATTCATCTGTCCAACATTTATGCCCGTGAAGAATGGCGAGCCAAATCGGTAATTGCACCTATCGCCAAAGGGCAAATTAGTGGTTTGGGTTGGCGTGGATATGTTGCTGCGCTGCGAATTCTAGCTGATGAACTGAAGGCAGAAAAGTAA
- a CDS encoding phosphoglycerate transporter: MLTIGWFSTGRDKAARRLLQVVCPKIRSGEIEGKISFVFSNREPGETKESDLFLELVRSYGVPLIGFSSEKFKTAQGITGKAESEKLSEWRLDFDREVMKRLTGFRPDLCVLAGYMLIVGEEMCHKYDMINLHPAAPGGPKGSWQEVIWALIENNAAESGVMMHLVTPELDRGPVIAYCTYPIRGEHFDKYWREIDGRSVAEIKKAQGENNALFKLIRQHGLAREFPLIVSTLRAFGRGEVKIEAGKIFDRYEKSIPGYNLSDEVNKAVES, from the coding sequence TTGTTGACCATCGGTTGGTTTTCAACCGGCAGAGATAAGGCAGCAAGGCGACTTCTGCAAGTTGTATGCCCAAAAATTCGAAGTGGTGAAATCGAGGGCAAGATTAGTTTTGTCTTTAGTAATCGCGAACCCGGCGAAACTAAAGAGAGTGATTTATTCCTTGAGCTAGTTCGAAGCTATGGTGTTCCACTGATTGGCTTTTCCTCAGAGAAATTCAAAACCGCGCAAGGAATAACAGGCAAGGCGGAAAGCGAAAAATTATCAGAGTGGCGCCTCGATTTTGATAGGGAGGTTATGAAAAGACTAACTGGTTTCCGTCCAGACCTGTGCGTGCTTGCTGGCTATATGCTTATTGTCGGGGAAGAGATGTGCCATAAATATGACATGATTAACCTGCATCCAGCGGCTCCCGGAGGGCCTAAAGGTAGCTGGCAGGAGGTAATCTGGGCATTGATTGAGAATAATGCTGCAGAATCCGGGGTAATGATGCACCTGGTAACGCCTGAGTTGGACAGGGGGCCGGTAATAGCTTATTGCACTTATCCTATTAGAGGTGAACATTTTGATAAATATTGGCGGGAAATAGATGGTCGCTCTGTAGCTGAGATAAAAAAGGCACAAGGTGAAAACAATGCACTTTTTAAACTTATCCGCCAGCATGGGCTAGCCAGAGAATTCCCTCTTATCGTGTCGACTTTGAGAGCCTTCGGCCGTGGTGAGGTTAAAATAGAAGCTGGCAAAATTTTTGATCGTTATGAGAAATCGATACCGGGGTACAACCTTAGTGATGAAGTAAATAAAGCAGTGGAATCGTGA
- the efp gene encoding elongation factor P, producing MIDAGELKRGITIELDGQLYQVLDYQHIKMGRGSAQVRLKLRDVRAGHNTERSFQASETFTRAFLERRPVQYLYNDGSLYHFMDTKTFEQIPFDKSMLGDTLNYLKDGSNLEILTHKGKSVGIQLPVSVELKVTETGPGFKGDTASAGTKPAKMETGITIKVPFFINTGDTIKVDTRTGDYLERVS from the coding sequence ATGATAGACGCTGGAGAGTTAAAAAGAGGAATAACTATTGAACTGGATGGGCAGTTGTATCAGGTTCTTGATTACCAGCATATTAAGATGGGACGGGGCTCAGCACAGGTTCGGCTGAAACTTCGTGATGTTCGTGCTGGGCATAATACTGAACGCTCCTTCCAGGCCAGTGAGACATTTACTAGAGCTTTCCTTGAACGTCGCCCTGTACAGTACCTTTATAATGATGGCAGCCTTTACCATTTTATGGATACCAAGACCTTCGAGCAGATACCTTTTGATAAATCAATGCTTGGTGATACGCTGAACTACTTGAAAGACGGGTCGAACTTGGAAATACTGACACACAAAGGCAAATCTGTGGGAATACAATTACCTGTTTCAGTAGAGCTTAAGGTAACGGAAACAGGCCCTGGCTTCAAAGGGGATACCGCCTCAGCCGGCACCAAACCAGCTAAGATGGAGACGGGAATTACTATTAAAGTTCCCTTTTTCATAAATACTGGCGATACTATTAAGGTTGATACTCGCACTGGGGACTACCTAGAGAGGGTAAGCTGA